From a single Apostichopus japonicus isolate 1M-3 chromosome 12, ASM3797524v1, whole genome shotgun sequence genomic region:
- the LOC139977533 gene encoding fibroblast growth factor receptor 1-like, with protein sequence MKVLDEGPLDTNQSINQKGGRKKELPEIPVDEDNSQNSHHSEGSEPNYYSTADAIAGKDPRMLSEKDISIIMNIKMGKIYKRWMGSVNLAEETNKCVVITTLTEKLIRKKEIHWEAFIRKCLELPASNHLAKIEAISIQSSKLFLISEHLNCESLHSVLSRDTKNKGDYYCCSSLSVPDVIKHVAGVLEGMDILKTFGFLHPGLTTKKVLLTKEGQVKLYDFYLAGDAPKIAGIKKAQIPTVTLNQFPPEMLLLNQYTESSDVWSTAVVIWEIMAAGNPPFPVDKEVRFGEEAVTPSVPWPEKYLQIKDKILFDCWNHNCSLRPSIHHLRGTFVAIFEKLIADSSYEIPIPTTYLPMRTPDTAQPTYAEQIYHSGV encoded by the exons ATGAAAGTACTTGATGAAGGACCCTTAGATACCAATCAATCAA TCAATCAAAAGGGAGGAAG AAAGAAAGAATTACCAGAGATACCTGTTGACGAGGACAACTCGCAGAACTCGCACCATTCTGAAGGAAGTGAACCTA ATTACTATTCTACAGCAGATGCGATTGCAGGAAAAGATCCCCGGATGTTGAGTGAGAAAGATATTTCCATCATCATGAATATCAAGATGGGAAAAATCTACAAACGATGGATGGGATCTGTCAATCTTGCTGAGGAGACCAATAAGTGTGTTGTAATAACAACACTGACAG AAAAACtcattagaaagaaagaaattcattGGGAGGCTTTCATCAGAAAATGTCTCGAATTACCAGCATCGAACCATCTAGCAAAGATCGAGGCTATATCTATCCAAAGCA GTAAACTGTTTCTTATTAGTGAGCATCTCAATTGTGAAAGTCTGCATAGCGTCTTGTCACGTGATACTAAAAATAAAGGAGACTACTATTGTTGTAGTTCATTGTCAGttcctgacgtcatcaaacacgtAGCTGGAGTTTTGGAAGGAATGGACATCCTTAAGACATTCGGG TTCCTTCACCCTGGCTTAACAACTAAAAAGGTTTTACTAACCAAGGAAGGGCAGGTCAAATTATATGACTTCTATCTGGCCGGCGATGCACCAAAAATAGCTGGTATTAAGAAAGCACAG ATTCCTACGGTAACTTTGAACCAATTTCCACCTGAAATGTTACTGTTGAATCAATATACAGAATCCAGTGACGTGTGGTCTACAGCAGTAGTAATATGGGAGATTATGGCAGCTG GAAACCCACCATTTCCTGTAGACAAAGAAGTTAGATTTGGCGAAGAAGCGGTCACACCATCAGTACCCTGGCCGGAGAAGTACTTGCAGATAAA AGATAAAATCTTGTTCGATTGCTGGAACCATAACTGTTCTCTTCGACCTTCCATTCATCATTTGAGGGGAACATTCGTAGCT atatttgagaaattaatcGCAGACAGTTCTTACGAGATACCGATACCTACGACGTATTTACCTATGAGAACCCCTGATACCGCTCAACCTACCTATGCAGAACAAATTTACCATTCTGGAGTGTGA